One genomic region from Deltaproteobacteria bacterium encodes:
- a CDS encoding putative metal-binding motif-containing protein, whose amino-acid sequence MKPFTHHLLAVQVLTIAVLNLVGPPSPTFGSLLFEASLRNGDYGAGTAVNTFSPNHGGSPGVLGIVNSSDGVAFTSTEANGRSNALINWQIGSGANNLAFRRTGTVSFLFKADRATHIAGSILGDNYGFTQFHNGQGTFGVGASRKLNDTGTADDQVTMGWSTWHNDVWYDHTASQFPVLEYDHWYDVGFAWGGSEYNFEIWVDGIRVVARNLPGGVTFPWGSDGFPSAFNFGLGDNHERGYDPYNSAAGVTFADIRIWNEYRAQGDTASPDADGDGVSIAQGDCDDNDPNVYPGAAELCNGADDNCDSITDEGFAVGALCTEGTGACEQSGQLVCAADFSGTECDANPGTPNPETCNGIDDDCDGVVDDGAVCVGHDLAVTAIGAPATVTLTNRKPVQTWPVKVQIQNRSPHAEIIADLSVLGNLVSLGAYSLDTWLCPDPMVSLASVQKPFPVTLKSKQKLTVNFEVTFDCAVDAAKSTKKDPGHDDYRYEAAVNHPALDGNADAHVADDSCPRAALGSDLWPDGKIEDKGCDEVMTDVVLK is encoded by the coding sequence ATGAAACCCTTCACTCACCATCTCCTTGCTGTCCAGGTCCTGACAATTGCGGTGCTGAACTTGGTCGGGCCGCCGTCGCCCACCTTTGGCTCCTTGTTGTTTGAAGCCTCGCTACGTAATGGTGACTACGGTGCAGGGACGGCAGTGAACACCTTCTCACCGAACCATGGCGGGTCTCCTGGTGTGTTAGGTATTGTCAATTCGTCCGACGGTGTGGCCTTCACCTCAACTGAAGCTAATGGTCGCTCGAACGCGCTCATCAACTGGCAGATTGGGTCTGGGGCGAATAACTTGGCGTTTCGCCGCACAGGCACGGTTTCTTTTCTGTTCAAGGCGGATCGAGCGACACATATTGCTGGCAGCATCCTTGGCGACAACTATGGCTTCACTCAATTTCATAATGGCCAGGGCACTTTCGGAGTTGGCGCCAGCCGTAAGCTGAATGACACCGGTACAGCTGACGACCAAGTGACGATGGGTTGGTCAACGTGGCACAACGACGTCTGGTACGATCACACCGCTTCTCAGTTTCCGGTGCTGGAATACGATCATTGGTACGATGTTGGCTTCGCCTGGGGTGGATCGGAGTACAACTTCGAAATCTGGGTTGACGGCATACGTGTTGTCGCCCGCAATTTGCCTGGAGGAGTGACGTTCCCGTGGGGGAGCGATGGTTTTCCAAGCGCGTTCAACTTCGGTTTGGGGGATAATCACGAACGAGGTTACGATCCCTATAACAGCGCTGCCGGCGTGACGTTCGCAGACATCCGTATTTGGAACGAGTACCGGGCGCAAGGCGATACCGCCTCTCCAGACGCAGACGGAGACGGAGTTTCTATCGCTCAGGGCGACTGCGACGATAACGATCCCAACGTGTATCCCGGCGCTGCCGAGTTGTGTAATGGAGCTGACGACAACTGCGACAGCATAACGGACGAGGGGTTCGCTGTTGGGGCACTGTGCACGGAAGGAACCGGAGCGTGCGAACAATCTGGCCAGCTCGTGTGTGCGGCTGATTTTTCGGGAACCGAGTGTGACGCAAATCCTGGTACCCCAAATCCTGAGACTTGCAATGGCATCGATGACGACTGTGATGGCGTAGTGGACGACGGAGCGGTGTGTGTGGGGCATGACCTCGCCGTCACTGCTATCGGTGCGCCAGCAACGGTCACTTTGACGAATAGGAAACCCGTGCAAACTTGGCCGGTCAAGGTACAGATCCAAAACCGCAGCCCACACGCTGAAATCATTGCTGACCTGTCTGTACTGGGCAACTTGGTCAGCCTGGGGGCGTACTCGTTAGACACTTGGCTTTGCCCCGATCCAATGGTGAGTCTCGCCAGTGTCCAGAAGCCGTTCCCCGTGACCCTCAAATCCAAACAGAAACTGACGGTCAACTTCGAGGTGACATTTGATTGCGCCGTTGATGCAGCAAAGAGTACGAAGAAGGACCCAGGGCATGACGACTATCGCTACGAAGCCGCAGTCAATCATCCTGCGCTAGATGGGAACGCAGATGCCCATGTCGCCGATGATAGTTGCCCGCGTGCGGCGCTGGGGTCTGACCTCTGGCCGGATGGGAAGATCGAAGACAAAGGCTGTGACGAAGTAATGACGGATGTGGTGCTGAAATAG
- a CDS encoding iron-containing redox enzyme family protein, whose translation MPVRSHIEALFAAHVSELTNCLDFQALESGRAAPEEYSRFIENVVRAHLKSPQLLAFLFALAPPEVAANLQHNMLEELGIEEESGRAHPSLLKQLAVGAELAPRLLELETLAATNLRQTIVDPLLYGSLKEVGLAALCEVTAFEFMLSRVAGRIAGFLATHCGLSPVTLEWFTHHSEVDIQHAEQGLDNLVGYLHYYEFGEEDAMTILEMTLRENVFIKRYFGELSRGRVA comes from the coding sequence ATGCCAGTACGATCCCACATCGAAGCCCTCTTCGCTGCGCACGTTTCCGAATTGACGAATTGTCTCGACTTTCAAGCGCTTGAGTCAGGACGAGCCGCGCCCGAGGAATACTCGCGTTTCATCGAGAATGTGGTGCGCGCGCACTTGAAGTCGCCACAACTGCTCGCTTTCCTGTTTGCTCTGGCGCCACCGGAGGTAGCTGCCAACTTACAGCACAACATGCTTGAAGAACTCGGCATTGAGGAAGAGTCGGGGAGGGCGCACCCTTCGCTGCTCAAACAGCTCGCCGTCGGAGCAGAGCTTGCGCCTCGACTGCTGGAATTGGAAACGCTGGCGGCAACGAACCTCCGTCAGACGATTGTCGATCCGCTGCTGTACGGCTCGCTCAAAGAGGTGGGGCTGGCGGCACTCTGCGAGGTCACCGCCTTCGAGTTCATGCTTTCGCGGGTGGCTGGTCGCATCGCCGGATTCCTGGCCACGCATTGCGGTCTGTCCCCCGTCACGCTCGAATGGTTCACCCATCATTCCGAGGTGGACATCCAGCACGCCGAACAAGGTCTCGACAATCTCGTCGGGTATCTGCACTACTACGAATTCGGCGAGGAGGATGCCATGACCATTCTGGAAATGACCTTGCGCGAGAACGTCTTCATCAAGCGTTACTTCGGCGAGCTGTCGCGCGGTCGCGTCGCCTAG
- a CDS encoding enolase has protein sequence MQIRSATIYALQIPFTEAFKHSAKERTFCDSVVVRVQDETGAEGFGEGVPRPYVTGETADAMVDHLARDLWPAIAGRELPTLHNEADLAVLDAFIPQQEIAGALSDNASRAALELALFDCILRRQNMPAAHLMPPRRQRVSYSGVITSGSLEKALQHARQMKLVGLKHIKVKVGMDDDVARLRVVRDTLGPEVSLRIDVNGAWTVDQAISRLDQLAAFDIAAVEQPLARGPIADLVRLKQATSIPLMVDESLVTLVDAEELIGQQAVDYFNLRVSKCGGLFRSLAIARLAARAGIRLQVGSQVGETAILSAAGRHLAAALAEVDFVEGSYSTLLLTEDISADSVRFGHRGEAPLLTGSGLGVRVLEERLCKYARKVVELS, from the coding sequence GTGCAAATAAGGTCAGCGACTATTTATGCTCTGCAGATTCCTTTCACCGAAGCCTTCAAGCATAGCGCCAAAGAGCGGACCTTTTGCGATTCGGTGGTGGTGCGCGTGCAAGACGAGACTGGAGCCGAGGGGTTTGGCGAAGGGGTTCCACGACCGTACGTCACCGGCGAGACTGCCGATGCAATGGTCGATCACTTGGCTCGTGACCTGTGGCCGGCAATCGCCGGACGAGAATTGCCGACTCTTCATAACGAGGCCGACCTTGCGGTACTCGATGCCTTTATCCCGCAACAGGAAATCGCGGGTGCTTTGTCGGACAACGCCAGCCGGGCAGCGTTGGAGCTTGCTCTTTTCGACTGCATTCTGCGTCGCCAGAACATGCCGGCTGCGCACCTCATGCCTCCACGCCGTCAGCGAGTCAGCTACAGCGGTGTCATTACTTCCGGTTCGCTGGAGAAAGCCCTTCAGCACGCGCGCCAGATGAAACTTGTTGGACTCAAACACATCAAGGTCAAAGTCGGCATGGACGACGATGTCGCACGCCTCCGGGTAGTACGCGACACCCTGGGGCCAGAGGTGTCGTTGCGGATCGACGTCAACGGTGCCTGGACTGTGGATCAGGCGATCTCACGGCTCGACCAGTTGGCGGCTTTCGATATTGCTGCGGTCGAGCAGCCCCTTGCCCGTGGACCGATTGCCGACTTGGTCCGTCTGAAACAGGCGACCTCGATTCCGCTCATGGTTGACGAATCGCTGGTGACGCTGGTCGATGCCGAGGAACTCATCGGCCAGCAGGCCGTCGATTACTTCAACCTGCGGGTGTCGAAGTGCGGCGGGCTGTTCCGCTCGCTGGCCATCGCTCGGCTCGCTGCTCGCGCCGGTATCCGACTCCAAGTTGGCAGTCAGGTAGGTGAGACGGCTATCCTTTCTGCCGCCGGCCGTCACTTGGCTGCTGCGCTGGCAGAGGTCGATTTCGTTGAAGGCTCGTATAGCACTTTGCTGCTGACCGAAGATATCAGTGCCGACAGCGTGCGCTTCGGACATCGTGGTGAGGCTCCGCTCCTGACCGGTTCGGGGCTTGGCGTTCGCGTACTCGAAGAACGGCTGTGCAAGTACGCACGTAAAGTGGTGGAACTCTCTTAA
- a CDS encoding GH3 auxin-responsive promoter family protein: MSFLKASLLLREWLHYSRFQQATQQPEVAQREFLRTLIKRNSETAFGREHGFSAIANPGDYARRVPIRDYEGFRPYVNRIVTGERDVLTAEMPFMFTTTSGTTGEPKYIPVTTAWREQMASLMRLWMFYALQDHANLLKRKVFTIVSPAVEGRTAGGIPFGAMSGVTYQRIPWIVRRQYAIPYGVSLIHDHDARYFVTMRLALAQAVSVIGTPNPTSLIRLAETANRHTEDLIRAIYDGTLGIPRPQTMPEADDSHGEVMRAIEAQLRPDRERAQVLGKIVAEHGVLSLPHCWPDLAVVACWLGGNAGIHARRLADYYGPGVALRDLGFLASEGRMTVPVEDHDAAGVLAVHANFYEFIPEDGIDNPQPSVLLAHELEEGKRYYIVLSGGNGLYRYDLNDIVEVRGFYRRTPKIAFVRKGRDMVSITGEKLHLNQIQAAIREAEQRSHLEVWQFRLIPAVEESRYDLLVELRGESDSPLHGDVFLEAFDQTLSALNIEYASKRASQRLGPLRLFLMRSGWSERMCQADFHGGKREIQYKWPAIGVAWDEASRAEVLCCFDRQKRDVRTRVNGGERLSHQPVRTLPGMGPSDTQHH, from the coding sequence ATGTCGTTTCTCAAAGCCAGTCTGCTCCTGCGGGAGTGGCTGCACTACTCGCGCTTTCAGCAAGCGACGCAACAGCCGGAGGTCGCCCAACGAGAGTTCTTGCGCACGCTCATCAAGCGGAATAGCGAGACGGCTTTCGGGCGCGAGCATGGGTTCTCGGCGATTGCGAATCCTGGCGACTATGCACGCCGCGTCCCGATTCGCGACTACGAGGGGTTCCGACCCTACGTCAACCGCATCGTCACTGGCGAGCGAGATGTCCTCACTGCCGAGATGCCGTTCATGTTTACTACCACCAGTGGCACAACTGGCGAGCCGAAGTACATTCCCGTGACCACGGCATGGCGGGAGCAAATGGCCAGCCTCATGCGCTTGTGGATGTTCTACGCGCTACAAGACCATGCGAATCTTCTGAAGCGGAAAGTGTTTACCATTGTCAGCCCAGCGGTTGAGGGGAGGACGGCAGGCGGCATTCCCTTTGGCGCCATGTCTGGAGTGACCTATCAGCGCATCCCGTGGATCGTCCGCCGCCAGTACGCCATTCCCTACGGAGTTTCCCTCATCCACGACCACGACGCGCGCTACTTCGTAACTATGCGGCTTGCCCTGGCGCAGGCGGTGTCGGTGATCGGCACCCCGAACCCCACCTCGTTAATTCGACTGGCGGAAACTGCCAATCGTCATACTGAAGATCTTATTCGCGCCATTTACGACGGGACTCTCGGTATTCCGCGCCCGCAGACAATGCCTGAAGCCGACGATTCTCACGGTGAAGTGATGCGTGCAATCGAGGCGCAGCTCCGTCCGGATCGCGAGCGAGCGCAGGTACTCGGCAAAATCGTCGCGGAACATGGCGTTCTCTCGCTCCCACATTGTTGGCCGGACTTGGCTGTGGTCGCTTGTTGGCTGGGAGGTAACGCTGGCATCCATGCTCGGCGGCTCGCCGATTACTACGGTCCCGGCGTTGCTCTTCGCGATCTCGGGTTTCTCGCCAGCGAAGGGCGGATGACGGTCCCAGTCGAAGATCATGACGCCGCCGGGGTGCTCGCCGTCCATGCCAACTTCTACGAGTTCATTCCCGAAGACGGGATCGACAACCCCCAGCCTTCAGTCTTGCTTGCTCATGAGTTGGAGGAGGGCAAACGGTATTACATCGTTCTTTCGGGTGGCAACGGGCTGTATCGCTATGACCTCAACGACATTGTCGAGGTGCGGGGATTCTACCGCCGCACTCCCAAGATCGCCTTCGTTCGCAAGGGGCGAGACATGGTGAGCATTACCGGCGAAAAACTGCACCTCAATCAGATTCAAGCGGCGATTCGCGAAGCCGAGCAGCGTAGCCACCTGGAAGTCTGGCAGTTCCGGCTCATTCCTGCGGTCGAGGAGAGTCGCTACGACTTGCTTGTCGAGCTACGCGGGGAGTCCGATTCTCCTCTGCATGGTGATGTCTTCTTGGAAGCATTCGACCAAACGTTATCGGCGCTGAATATCGAATACGCCTCGAAGCGCGCGTCGCAGCGTTTAGGACCGCTGCGGTTATTTCTCATGCGTTCAGGGTGGTCAGAACGCATGTGCCAGGCGGACTTTCACGGCGGCAAGCGCGAGATCCAATACAAATGGCCGGCGATCGGTGTGGCTTGGGACGAGGCCAGCCGGGCAGAGGTGCTTTGTTGTTTCGATAGGCAAAAAAGAGACGTTCGGACAAGGGTCAATGGCGGTGAGAGGCTGAGTCACCAACCTGTTCGCACGCTACCCGGCATGGGTCCAAGTGATACTCAACATCACTAG
- a CDS encoding alpha/beta hydrolase — translation MPANESKTYEIDVTDVEYLHHGDKPLLARLFKPHGTGPFPLVIELHGGAWNLGDRLMDVAINEPLAKSGVVVAALDFRMPPEAPYPASLADINYAIRWFKTQATALGSRPDLVGALGSSSGAHQAILAGMRPRDPRYTAIPLPAGSPAVDASLRYVVLCWPVIDPLARYRYAKKVQAGGKPYPELIDMVLPLHDKYWGTEEAMAEGSPVLALERGEKVELPPVLYIQGTNDIAHPRPDLDRFVAQYRKVGGAVALELFEGEAEGFAVRRPSAPASVQALEKIVVFIHQYGR, via the coding sequence ATGCCGGCGAACGAAAGTAAAACGTACGAGATCGACGTCACCGATGTCGAGTATCTTCATCACGGAGACAAGCCGCTGTTGGCGCGTCTCTTCAAGCCCCATGGGACGGGACCGTTTCCGCTCGTCATCGAGCTACACGGCGGGGCCTGGAACCTGGGGGACCGCTTGATGGATGTCGCTATCAACGAGCCGTTGGCAAAAAGCGGGGTCGTGGTAGCGGCGCTGGATTTTCGCATGCCGCCCGAGGCACCGTATCCGGCTTCGTTGGCGGATATTAACTACGCCATCCGCTGGTTCAAGACGCAGGCGACCGCATTGGGAAGTCGTCCGGATCTGGTCGGCGCACTCGGTAGCTCCAGTGGGGCGCACCAAGCTATCCTGGCCGGGATGCGACCACGCGATCCTCGCTACACCGCGATTCCGCTCCCGGCTGGATCGCCGGCCGTGGACGCCAGTTTGCGCTACGTCGTCTTGTGTTGGCCGGTGATCGATCCGCTTGCGCGTTACCGCTACGCCAAGAAGGTGCAAGCCGGCGGGAAACCATATCCGGAACTCATCGACATGGTGCTGCCGCTGCACGATAAATACTGGGGTACTGAAGAGGCCATGGCCGAGGGGAGCCCGGTGCTGGCGTTGGAGCGCGGCGAAAAAGTGGAGCTGCCTCCTGTGCTGTACATCCAAGGCACCAACGACATCGCCCATCCTCGTCCCGATCTCGACCGTTTCGTCGCTCAGTACCGTAAGGTCGGCGGCGCCGTTGCCCTGGAGCTGTTCGAGGGTGAAGCCGAAGGATTCGCCGTGAGACGACCGTCGGCACCAGCCTCCGTCCAGGCCCTGGAGAAGATCGTCGTCTTTATCCACCAGTACGGTCGGTGA
- a CDS encoding DUF1329 domain-containing protein — MSCCTWGVPLKASSRRTGGLFLFGTQMLSFLVTTSLAWGGSENGAASRLWKTVDELSPAELASVDLRTDTPRHADYSYLPAEPYPFTPPYTAEEMGYRLMEFTQRPRWSCAYANLFGSISSEGALMGQGQAVNLVTYPASEGAGIELERKPGEEIYRQLTQQVFPPESYTSQTLVIRYRTDRDFIKKEDMFSYSPSLRRVRHQNSWRRNDRFPQMAITLDDASGRSAWEYAWTMVGTDVLSQTVRFPVTRPRILVTQSDGTYREMMTKDLKLMGEDYPSYTPDGGVPCYVVEARVRADWLPEYHASRVLYWLEQHSFYPLRTETYDREGKLSRVEVRLTKMVHRALGERGYSPFIQVYWDVASDIVTYNIRDGVRLRQWSAEDSLTFFSPDFMRRQWFLAAVRSFLGVDRPEEFYLRPSLEQEKFPERRSIQLSAALAERIRAQDAAGRLVFEE; from the coding sequence ATGTCGTGCTGCACATGGGGCGTGCCGCTCAAGGCGAGCAGTCGGAGAACAGGGGGCTTGTTCTTGTTCGGGACGCAGATGTTGTCATTCTTGGTCACCACTTCCTTGGCATGGGGAGGAAGCGAGAACGGCGCCGCCTCGCGTCTGTGGAAAACTGTCGATGAACTTTCGCCGGCGGAATTAGCCTCGGTGGACTTGCGCACCGATACGCCGCGTCACGCCGACTATTCGTATCTGCCGGCAGAGCCGTACCCCTTCACACCACCATATACGGCGGAAGAGATGGGCTATCGTCTGATGGAATTTACCCAGCGTCCGCGCTGGTCTTGTGCTTACGCGAACCTCTTTGGCTCGATTTCCAGCGAAGGGGCACTGATGGGCCAAGGCCAAGCGGTGAACCTGGTGACCTATCCCGCGTCGGAAGGTGCGGGTATCGAACTGGAAAGGAAACCAGGTGAGGAAATCTACCGCCAACTGACGCAGCAAGTCTTTCCCCCTGAATCGTACACCTCGCAAACTCTGGTCATTCGCTACCGCACGGATCGGGATTTCATTAAAAAAGAGGACATGTTCAGTTACTCGCCCTCCTTGCGCCGGGTACGCCATCAGAACTCGTGGCGCCGCAACGATCGCTTTCCGCAAATGGCAATCACGCTCGACGACGCCTCGGGCCGCAGCGCTTGGGAGTATGCCTGGACGATGGTGGGGACGGATGTCCTGTCGCAAACGGTTCGCTTCCCCGTAACCCGCCCTCGGATTCTTGTTACGCAAAGCGACGGTACCTATCGAGAAATGATGACGAAAGATCTGAAGCTTATGGGAGAAGACTACCCCTCGTATACGCCCGATGGCGGCGTTCCTTGCTATGTCGTCGAAGCCCGTGTGCGTGCAGACTGGCTGCCCGAGTATCATGCGTCGCGAGTGCTCTACTGGCTCGAACAGCACTCGTTCTATCCCTTGCGTACGGAGACCTATGACCGTGAGGGCAAGCTGAGCCGAGTAGAAGTACGGCTCACCAAGATGGTGCACCGCGCATTGGGCGAGCGCGGGTATAGCCCGTTCATTCAGGTGTACTGGGACGTAGCCTCGGACATCGTGACCTACAACATTCGCGATGGCGTTCGGCTGAGGCAATGGTCTGCCGAAGACTCGCTGACCTTCTTCAGCCCGGATTTCATGCGCCGACAATGGTTCTTAGCTGCGGTGCGCAGTTTCCTGGGCGTCGATCGCCCGGAGGAGTTCTACTTGCGACCGAGTCTAGAGCAGGAAAAATTCCCCGAGCGACGCTCGATCCAGCTCTCTGCCGCGCTGGCGGAACGTATCCGGGCACAAGACGCGGCTGGACGGCTCGTGTTCGAAGAGTAA
- a CDS encoding alpha/beta fold hydrolase — protein MSTFVLIHGGCHGAWCWYKVVPALEKLGHTVIAPDLPSHGRDKTPASAVTLPAYVDAVCHILDAQPQPVVLVGHSMGGGIITQTAEYRPDKIKTLVYLTALLPANGESMGTVLRRNAGSVLASNFVPTADNSASSVREEALQDAFYGDCSDEDIALAKLLLTPQALAPLKAKLQTSTANFGRVPRVFIECLQDRAHTLSFQRSVYPTFPGRQVIAMNTSHSPFFSAPDELATHLAGI, from the coding sequence ATGAGTACCTTTGTTTTGATTCACGGCGGTTGTCATGGAGCATGGTGTTGGTACAAGGTGGTGCCAGCACTGGAAAAACTCGGCCATACCGTCATCGCGCCGGACTTGCCCAGTCATGGTCGCGATAAGACCCCGGCGTCGGCGGTAACATTACCAGCCTATGTGGATGCGGTCTGCCACATCCTCGATGCCCAGCCGCAGCCAGTGGTGCTGGTGGGACATAGCATGGGCGGTGGCATCATTACCCAAACCGCGGAATATCGCCCTGACAAGATCAAGACGCTGGTCTACTTGACCGCGCTACTCCCGGCCAATGGCGAGTCCATGGGGACGGTGTTACGGCGCAACGCTGGGTCTGTCCTGGCGTCGAATTTCGTACCGACTGCAGACAACAGCGCCTCCAGCGTGCGTGAAGAAGCGTTACAAGACGCGTTCTATGGCGATTGCTCGGACGAAGATATCGCGTTAGCCAAACTCTTGCTGACGCCCCAAGCTCTTGCCCCGCTCAAAGCCAAGTTGCAGACAAGTACCGCCAACTTCGGGCGCGTGCCGCGCGTGTTCATCGAGTGCCTGCAAGACCGCGCCCACACATTGTCTTTTCAGCGTAGCGTCTACCCGACCTTCCCCGGTCGGCAGGTGATTGCCATGAACACCAGTCATTCCCCCTTCTTCTCGGCTCCCGACGAATTGGCAACGCATCTAGCGGGGATTTAG
- a CDS encoding CADD family putative folate metabolism protein gives MSFSGLDLLTALNNRIQERHLLTHPFYRAWSAGTLSQHALQEYSKQYYRHVEAFPTYVSAVHANCPSLPLRQHLLENLIEEERGADNHPELWLRFAEALGVSRDEVLSTAPLPETTALVHTFRSITRESSYLAGTAALLAYEAQVPEIAETKIAGLKQFYGIEDSRGLAFFQVHLQADRFHAETARQILREQVTLENEGEVLTACEQAVAALWGMLDGVYTRYC, from the coding sequence ATGTCTTTCTCTGGCTTGGACCTGCTGACCGCTCTAAACAATCGTATTCAGGAACGTCATCTGCTCACGCATCCCTTCTATCGAGCCTGGAGCGCTGGGACTCTCTCTCAACACGCCCTCCAGGAGTACAGCAAACAGTACTATCGCCATGTTGAGGCCTTTCCCACGTACGTGAGCGCTGTGCACGCAAACTGTCCATCGTTGCCACTGCGCCAACACTTACTAGAGAACCTCATCGAAGAAGAACGTGGCGCCGACAATCATCCGGAACTGTGGCTTCGTTTCGCCGAGGCGCTCGGCGTGTCGCGAGACGAGGTGCTTTCCACTGCTCCACTGCCGGAAACTACGGCGTTGGTGCACACCTTCCGGTCCATCACGCGGGAGTCTTCCTACTTGGCTGGAACCGCCGCGTTGTTGGCCTACGAAGCGCAAGTGCCCGAGATTGCCGAGACCAAAATCGCCGGACTCAAGCAGTTCTATGGGATTGAGGACTCGCGCGGGCTGGCCTTCTTCCAGGTGCATCTCCAGGCGGACCGTTTCCATGCCGAGACTGCGCGCCAGATTCTGCGCGAGCAGGTCACCCTGGAGAATGAGGGCGAGGTGCTGACCGCGTGTGAACAGGCCGTGGCCGCGCTCTGGGGTATGTTGGACGGCGTCTATACGCGGTACTGCTAA
- a CDS encoding aspartate 1-decarboxylase, whose amino-acid sequence MRWVLRSKIHKAIVTDANVNYIGSITIDEELMEKSGLWPGEKVLVVSNTSGARLETYVITGERHSGVMCINGAAAHLIKTGEEIIVMGFELTDTPLSPTVILVDPANAFVRYL is encoded by the coding sequence ATGCGCTGGGTCTTACGGTCGAAAATCCATAAAGCGATCGTGACTGACGCCAATGTAAACTACATCGGCAGCATCACCATCGATGAAGAGCTGATGGAAAAGTCCGGGCTGTGGCCGGGAGAAAAAGTCCTGGTGGTTAGCAACACGTCCGGCGCTCGCTTGGAAACTTATGTCATTACCGGCGAACGCCACTCCGGCGTGATGTGTATCAATGGCGCAGCGGCACATCTCATCAAGACTGGAGAAGAAATTATCGTGATGGGGTTTGAGCTGACCGATACGCCACTTTCCCCGACCGTCATCCTCGTCGATCCCGCCAACGCCTTTGTCCGGTATCTGTGA
- a CDS encoding GFA family protein, producing MHVPFSGGCICGAIRYECTVVPAFSWNCHCRDCQRASGSAFCPVLYVPKAALTITGESKYYSVKAESGNEVSRGFCPQCGAPVFIQAELVPDLQGLWAASLDDPSQFQPQVQVWTGSAQPWDALHPTLPQIAKAPNAEQFQALLAHR from the coding sequence ATGCACGTTCCTTTTTCCGGCGGCTGCATCTGCGGCGCGATTCGCTACGAATGCACTGTCGTGCCTGCGTTCTCCTGGAATTGCCACTGTCGGGACTGCCAACGGGCCAGCGGTAGCGCGTTTTGTCCGGTTCTCTACGTCCCCAAAGCCGCGTTGACCATCACCGGAGAGAGCAAATACTACAGCGTCAAGGCAGAAAGCGGCAACGAAGTGAGCCGCGGGTTTTGCCCACAGTGCGGCGCTCCAGTCTTTATCCAAGCGGAATTGGTGCCGGACCTGCAAGGGCTCTGGGCCGCCAGCCTCGATGACCCCAGCCAGTTTCAGCCGCAGGTTCAGGTGTGGACCGGGAGCGCTCAGCCGTGGGATGCTTTGCACCCAACGCTCCCGCAAATCGCAAAAGCACCAAACGCAGAGCAGTTCCAAGCGCTGCTGGCGCATCGTTAG
- a CDS encoding LLM class flavin-dependent oxidoreductase, with amino-acid sequence MQVGFFNPVSYAGTPMAPVWPTPPVLCDREAVNVTMRRAREQLCLADELGFDWVSVSEHHYSPRILAPSPMIYAGAMTEVVKRAKIAVLGPLLPLSNPVRVAEELAMLDAMSNGRIMVLFLRGTANEILTYRSNPDEGRAVTQEGIDLILHAWTEPQPFGWEGRYFNYRTVSVWPRTIQDPHPPVFSSGNSPESVEFCASRRLNLALSFILLPDIKQRVEQYNVEAAREGWAPTADNVLYRFFAHVAENDEAAVRNTSRFKIHMGLARHMSEAVTKSLRESPPEKLEFDRPFLCGGPATVIEQVGALRAAGVGMIDISFLWPGLSYEQQLESMERFARDVLPHIRDL; translated from the coding sequence ATGCAGGTCGGCTTTTTCAATCCAGTTTCCTACGCGGGCACGCCCATGGCCCCAGTGTGGCCGACGCCGCCTGTCCTCTGCGACCGCGAGGCGGTGAACGTTACCATGCGTCGCGCGCGAGAGCAGTTGTGCCTGGCCGACGAGCTGGGATTCGATTGGGTCAGCGTTTCCGAGCATCATTACTCGCCGCGCATTCTGGCACCGAGCCCGATGATCTACGCCGGCGCCATGACCGAAGTCGTCAAACGCGCCAAGATCGCCGTGCTGGGGCCACTCTTACCGCTGTCGAATCCGGTGCGGGTGGCGGAAGAGCTAGCGATGCTGGATGCTATGAGCAACGGACGCATTATGGTGTTGTTCTTGCGCGGCACGGCCAACGAAATCCTCACCTATCGTAGCAATCCAGATGAGGGGCGCGCGGTCACGCAAGAAGGGATCGACCTGATTTTGCACGCCTGGACCGAGCCGCAACCGTTCGGCTGGGAAGGACGCTATTTTAACTACCGCACGGTGTCGGTGTGGCCGCGCACGATTCAGGACCCGCATCCTCCCGTGTTCTCCTCGGGGAATAGCCCGGAGTCGGTGGAATTTTGCGCCAGCCGTCGTCTCAATCTCGCCTTGTCCTTCATCCTCTTGCCGGATATCAAGCAACGGGTGGAGCAGTACAACGTGGAAGCCGCGCGGGAAGGGTGGGCACCGACTGCCGATAATGTCCTGTATCGCTTCTTTGCCCATGTCGCCGAAAACGACGAGGCGGCAGTGCGCAACACCAGCCGCTTCAAAATCCACATGGGGCTGGCGCGCCACATGAGTGAAGCCGTCACCAAGTCGCTCCGAGAATCGCCCCCAGAAAAACTGGAATTCGATCGACCTTTTCTGTGTGGAGGACCCGCGACCGTGATCGAACAGGTCGGCGCATTACGCGCCGCCGGAGTGGGAATGATCGACATTTCGTTCCTGTGGCCGGGGTTATCGTACGAACAGCAGCTCGAGTCCATGGAGCGTTTCGCCAGAGACGTATTGCCGCATATTCGGGATCTCTAG